In Nycticebus coucang isolate mNycCou1 chromosome 5, mNycCou1.pri, whole genome shotgun sequence, the DNA window ataaaaatttctttcttataatAAAAGCTTTGCTTCTGAAAGGGCTTTGAACAGATTTATAACAAACAGATTatgcaaataaattattttctttttcaaaagagagtcttcctctgtcccctgggccaaagtacaatggcatcatcatagcttactgcaacctcaaactcctaggctcaagtaatcctccagccttgcttggccttctgagtagatgggactccaggcacacatcacacaccctgctaattttctttttttgtacacGTGGGGTAttattcttcctcaggctgatctccaactcttagcatcaagagatcttcccaccaaaaaaagagagagagatcttccCACGTTtgcctcccaaaatactaggaatagaggtgtgagccaccatgctttgccttaattatacaaaaatattctttggtttaaaaactacattttccTTAAGCACTCCCCAAAGCCTTCAAAATTTAAGCCAGGCATGACTGGCTGAGTCtgctagtcctagctacttggcaggatgtcaggaggatcactggagcccaggggttcaaggctgcagtgagctacaattgcaccactgcactggtgaaagggcaagaccctgtctcttaaagaTGAGGAGAGGGGTGCTTCAGTGCCagcaaaggaagaggaggagaggagaggaaaggatcGCTAGTAGAAAACGCCTGACCGAAGTCAGTAAACATGGAACAAGTGGGAACTCAGCCACCATGTATCTTGGGCATCATTCACCTTTTCTGATTCAGATTAAGAGGGATAAAATAACCACTGAAACAATTATTTTACCTTCataccaattttaaaatgttagaataaatctctttctctgtGATAATAGTAAACAAAGAATTTTATAATACCTtttattttgaagagaaaaataggGCCAAatgtcatggctcacacctgtaatcccagaactctgggaggcccaggtgggtgaacTGCATGacctcactggtttgagaccagcctgagccagagtgagacctcgtctctaaaaacagccgggtgttgtggtgggcacctgtagtcccagctactcaggagactgaggcaagagacttgcttaagcccaagtgtttgaagttgatgtaagctgtgatgccacagcactctactgagggcaacaaagtgagactctgtctcaaaaaaaaaaagagagagagaaataaaatccaaattaaacTGTATGAATAATTAGCATTAATAGCTCTGCCACTTCCACCCCTCAGAGTTAACTCCTGTCACACTGACCCCCAGATCCACTCCAGTTACCTATAATTAAACAATGTACTCTCTACAGTATCTTCATCCTAACATAACCAAGAAACAGAGAATGAGAATGACTGAGCAGAAAACCCCGAGATGCAGCATCATGACAGGAGGGAGTAACAGCCAGAAGAAGAGACAGAGGAGCGCCCGGCCAAAGCTCCAGCCCCACATGATTCCACCTGCTTTCAACGAAACATGACTCCGGGTCCCAACCATGGTAATGGCACCAGAAGTGGTAATTCACTTCTAATATTAGTAGAGGAAACGTAGGTCTAACATTCATTCTTCACAGAAGCATGAACTGAGTTGGGTAGCAGGAGTGCAGACTGTACAGTGAAGCATCAGACATCAACAGTGGAGGGATCTGGAACCACCACTGCTTCCACACTGGTGCAACCCAGTGGCGCCTCTCCTTTACAATTACTGATCAACAGACCAATTAATTCAAGGAAGCTTTTTCCTTACCTAACAAAAAAAGGCAACACCACCATCATATTAAATGAACTTAATTAAGATAGCCAAAGGTCATTTGAAATTCAACAGAGGCAGATTTACAAAATAATGAGGATAGTTTATGAACACAGTATGATTTCCCAGAATGTTTTCCTGTGATAATTAGAAAAAGGCatggagaacagaaaaaaatacataaaatattctgAATCTTTAATAAGGCAGGCAATGGTTAAATCAATGTGGAGAAATTACATCATTTAGAACAAACATGGTTCCCAGCTTTGAAAAACTCACAACCATAAAGATGACAGGTAACTATTACTGCACCACAAGTTAAATGCTCTATAATGCACAAGATGCCTATGGAGTTGTTCTTGTAGAATTCTTCAAAGCCCAGTCTGAGTTACATTTAGGTGAGTTTAGTTAGGGATGAAAGGAAGTTAGCTGCACtatttgtaatttcatttttataagttACATTGCACTGAAATTGATTAAAAgttcaagaaaatattaaatatcctTTTAAAAGAATTGTTACCATTAAGAATATTCTGCAAACTGTCTCAAAAGCTGACTTCCAAAAAATGTGGGGCAACAATGAATGAGTCCAGCAAAGTGAGGCACTAATTCCTTATGGGGGAAAACATTTTGCTTGTTCCCCCCTTTTCAGATAAAGCTCAGCAAATTAATAGTACTGCTTTATGGTCACAGGCTCCTAATACATATGACCACAGGTAATTCTGGTACGTCAAATCCACCtccaattaaaaaggaaatgaccACAATAACATATAACCTTTCCAAAGACTTTAAAAATCTATGCACATTACACACTCTGTAAATTTATCTAATAATTTGTCTCTTAAAGAATTTTCATTAATTGGTCAGATATACTTGCTCCCCCTGCACTTGAAGAAATCATGATCCCcaaataattgatttttcttaaaataataataaattgtgttCACATTTATTATCACTAGCATTACTGACTCCACAGCTTCCTAGTATAAACAACATTCACAAAGTCACTAATGCCCAAGATCACTTTAGCGTTCTTAGGAGCAACTGGAACATTTAAAGCGTTGGTGGAATTATAATTAATCACACAACTTAGCTAAAAGCAACCCAAGCTATTGGCAAGACTGTTCAGTGAATGCCAGCTGGGCTCTGTGGTTCCTCTAAATGTATTTCTAGTATTCTACAAACTATCCACTTCAAGAGAATCTGTTATCTTTAACAACTTCCCCTAAATACTAAAGCAATAAATTGACTAATTGGTAATTCTCTTTTCCTTGTTAAAAACAATggtttctctacttttttttgttcTAAGTACCTCTTAGAACTCAATTaggtaaaacataaaaattgtgAAACACGTTCTCAATATATGTATACttacttataaattatattttatattataaacatatatcaaaaaaccccaaaatagggcagtgccagtggctcaaggagtagggtgccagccccatacactggaggtggtggtttcaaacccggccccgtcacaaaaaaaaactacaaaaaaaactgcaaaaaaacccaaaaataattaagaaaaaacataaatagcCATAATCTCCCCACCTtacttttttttgcttctttttttattgtgctaaaatccacataatataaaaattaccttaaccattttaaagtgtataatttacTGACATTTAGTACCTTTATaatgtgcaaccatcaccacaacctAGCTCcacaacatttttatcactccaaAAGGCACCTCCACCCACTGAGCAGTCACTCCTCAGTCTActctcccccaacccctggcaaccatgCACCCGCTGATGGTCTCAATGAATTTGCCTCTTCCAgattatttcacataaatggaatcatatgtgACCTGCTGTGTCTGGCTTCCGTTATCAGCTCAATGCTGTAACATGTATCCACATGAGttcatggacatttgggttgtttccgccccttttggctattgtgaattgtgctgttataaacatcAGTGCACAGGTTTTGGTTTAAACGCCCATTTTAAACTCTTTTGGGTATATATATCTAAAACTGGAATCACTGGATCTTATGGTAACCTCCCCGTTTAACTTACTGAGGAACCAGCACACTGTTCCCAACAAGAGGTACACCACTTCCCTTTCCCACTAGCAATGTACAgtgaagagaattgcttaagtccgagtatttgagctgtgatgccacatgtCCCATGTCCCATTTTACTATAGGCAACTAACTGGTCGAGAATACAATTAAACCAAAAAACCAAATGGTCTATAAATGGACATGTTTTGACAACTTACACTGCTCACCAACCTTTTTGCTGAAAGACAGACTCTTACTGAAAGGTTAGACCGGTACAGccggtttttctttcttttttcaacaaCCACGCCCCTGACAATTGATAATTTTTCTAGGACTAGACTGACCCAAGGGAACCAACTTAATGGATACTAAACAACCAGGTTCCCTTCAAAGAATGTGAAAAGGCTCTGGGAATGAAAGGTCATATAAATTTGGGACCGTGACAAGCACAATAGGAAGCCAATGCCAGTTCCCAACTGAAGCTATGGGGGGAATGAAGAGGAAAATCCCCGTCTGCACTGTgcaaagagaagggaggaaggagtctGCAAATCCTTGAATACTGACACGTTATAATTCCATGGGGCCTACCTAGTACTTTATTTCCTGACCTTCACTAGTCTATTGTCTGTGattgtttgtttaaaataaagCCTGTTTGAGATACTCTGGGTTAAGTTCTGATTGGTGGATCCAACAAACTCCTATTAAAAGAGGCTCTTGACTACCTTAATTCTGTTTATTTCCCTTGCTAGCTTTAAATAGCTTAAAGGGGCTCTACACAAGTTATTGAATTTAAGTACCTTGCACAAGAAACTTTAAACAAAATGTGCCAgtattttttaatcacatttttatagccttcataaaacattttcttccttgTAAAGACTCTGCAATTCTTTCAGAGTAGACCTCAAAAGACGATCTTTCAACTTGTTCCCAGTGCCTGCTTTTCTAAATCTATGTAACAGAATTCTTGAGCTTTCTCTCTTTCAAACAGAAAGCTAAATGCAACTGTACTGTGGCCAATATAATAGTTTCACAATCATCTGGGAAAAAGCCTAGCTCAAGTCAAGATTCACATGCTTTCCCTACTCCAGAGTTTTAGATTACCCATTCTACGCAACAATCCCCGTAGCACCTAAAATGTTTATCTCAGACATCCCAGTGGCTCCCGCattgccagcactctgggaggcccaggcacagttggagaccagtctgagcaagagcaagagcaagatcccatctctactaaaaatagaaaactgaggcaagatgatctcttcagcccaagaattaggaggttgctgtgagctaagatgatgccacagcactctacccagggtgacacagtgagactctgtactcaaaaaaataaataaaataaaatgcttatctCTTATTCTAGAATTACAAATACATCAAAGTTTCACATAATAGAGACCAGTTAGTTAGTAACTTCTAATCAAAAACTAATACTGTAACAAACAACACTTCTAGCCAAACTACACATCTGTTAAGCTACACACATTATCATTTCACAGTAACTCCAAAGACACGGGGCATGACATTTTAAGTTATCTCTAGCATCTACTCAAAATTACAAGTTTATACAGAGAAACATGAGTACTATGTTCTATTGGAAAAAACTGTAATAAAACAGACATACATAAAAAGGCAAgtaaacacattttctttcaaCTCAGTTGAGACAATCTCAATCAAATTCTTACTACGCTATGGGCTTTCTAAAGCCTACTAGCAAGACTCCAgattgtaaaaatatatttaaactcaTATAAAGCATTCTAATAATACCAAACTGACACATTTATTACACAATTACTTCTTGTCTTTGGGATCTGGTAATAGTAAGTGAACTTACATTCATATATGGCCATATGAGAACTTATTTGACAACCCATCCTTGAACATGTAACTCCCCCTTTTGTCTCTCCCccatacaaatgaaaataatcttatCCAGGGCAGGACTGACTCCATTAGTGCTTTCTAAGCAAAATCCATCTCCAGTCTAGAGTTTTTCTGACCCCATAAAGGAAATCACTTTGACCAACAGTAAAAGCAGACTCTCAAGAAGTGAATCTATGAGAACGATGAATCTATGAAGACTGCCTCTATGCAGCCTCTGTAACTGATGAAAATACCAAATGTTTCATCAACTTTAAATAAGCATGGTACAACACAAGGACATACTGTAATTAttaagtattattaatattttcagaaaactGAGTTTGAAAACAATTCTTAGCACTATTCCTCATTGTGGCTTGCAAACAAGATTTTTACCTGCAGGCCAGgggcagcggctcacacctgtaatcctagcactctagagtGGGCGAGGCAAAGGATGGCTTGAGTTTTGAGTTTAGGAGCTCAAgacaagactgagcaagagcaagaccctgtctctattaaaaacagaaaaaattagctaggcattgtgacatgtgcctgtaggtccagctacttaggagggtgaggcaagagaattgcttgagccctggagtttgaggttgctgtgagcgaggctgacaccatggccctctagcaTGGAGCaatagtgtgagactctgtctccaaaaaaaaaaaacagacacaacaTTTTCACCTGCAGAGTATTTGAGCAActctcttaaataaataataactatcTTACATGTTTATTATTTAGAAACTTTAAAATTGGCAGAAATGTTAGCCATCTGTTATCGATGAGTTAATCTTTGCAAGACCTTAAGAATCTAGAAACTCTGAATTTCACCTTTTATACTCCTAGCTGGTCATGAAAGGTTATAACTAACagcaaagatcttttttttttttttttttagtgtaaatagtttttatttgctCATATGCCATGAAAAGACCAGAAAAGTAATATGAATtgcttttataaaacatttctaataTTGCTAAGAAGCAGGCCCATTAATAGACAAATAGAAAAGAACATGCCAACATTATTGTCTATTTGTAGAATAATAAATAGGCAATTACTTTAACATACTCATATCAGCATTGAGTTTTGGAAAACAGCAACAGCAAAGATCTTTAAATGAAGATACCCAAGATCtctcagaaataaatttatgtaagTAGTGATTACCTTTTGAATTGGAAGAAAAGCTCTGAATATTAAAGCCCAGGACCTGGAATCTTTCTTACCTGTGCTTCCCAGAATCAGACCTTCAAAACTGAGAGATCTGTTTCAGTGCTTCTGACTGAAAATCAGCAAAAGGTCAATTCTCAAAGAGAAAGTTAAGTAAATGATCTCAGTCCATCAGGCTATTTAGGCCAAAAAGGAATTACTAGGAACTATTATCTACCATCTCAACAGAATCTGTCAACCTTGAAGATCAGAGAGCTTTGAgataaagtttctttcttttgatcTCCTACCTCTAATGTCTGAAATGCTGtatctaataaaataattcacagCTGGAATCTTGCGTAAGAAAGAGATACTCTCTAGTCCCTTTCACATAGTGGTTTTCTCCACTTGCGCATTTATGTGCTAAAGCAGAGGGACGGCATCTAACACAGCCAAAGGGTACTACCCAGAATATCCATAGATTCATTTCCCTGGCCTGTGACCTAGTTTACCATGAATCAAATCTAGGCCTAGAACTCTATACACAGCATCTTTTCAAACGTTTACAAGTAATCTGATGACCTTGTATGTGCAATCTTTCAAGTGAGATAGATAAATCATAAGGGGAATGCTAGGATAAAAGGCTGCTGATTAAATGATTGTTGTTGGCCTACAGGAAAGTTTCAACTAAAATAAGGTTGAGATATGTCCTCCTGGCTCCAGACAAAGAACTATGCCATGCtcattgttttctattaaaaACCCACTTttggggtgacgcctgtggctcaaggagtagggcgccggtcccatatgtcacaggttgcaggttcaaacccagccctggccaaaaaccacaaaaaaaaaacaacccacttttGAAATCAGCTGTTAAAGAGTACTCATTTCCGACCAGTAAAGATGTTTGTATTTAGGTTGAGAAATGCCCAATCCCAGATTCAAAAGGCAATTACCCGGAGAACTTTTCTAGCACAGGGAGAATATGGGAGAGAAAAACTATTTGACAAGGTAAGCATGCATGCGTGTACAAGATAATAATCCCCCTCCCCCAGGTGCTCTCTTTTTATTGTTAACCCCAAGTGCTTTTAAACATCATTTTTGAAttgccagaaatttgagacttgAAAGCACTAGACAGATAGCATATGCTATTTTTAACTGTGACAACTTGGTTAAAAAGAGCCAATGTTATATCCAACCATCTATTGGCTCTAGATACAAAGTTTAGGAATGGGGGTGTCGGGGAGAAGAGACTTTACTAAAACAGATTACATCTGACACGATCGAACACCCTCTCCCAATTTTCCTGAAATTATCTCTAACTAAGATGCTAATCTTGATGTTCCTTCACCATCTCACTTTTCCTgatttgtttcttttggaaaaacagaaaaaaagaaagttaaaaatgaagtttcaaaAGCGCTATCTTCAAAAGATTTGGAGCAAGGCAAGAAAGCAAGAGTGTCTGTTTTTGCCCTAAGTCACCCAAATGAGGCACTAActtgagaatattttcatcttaacAAAGCAACTTGCATCCAAATTCCAAAGGACACTAGATATCCTAAAGGAAACCATGAGAACTAAATCTATAAAAGCATGCCATATAAAAAATACCCAAGCTCCCATGAAACTGCACTGCTCTTAACCTCAGAGTTATGAATACGGAACATCACCCTTTAGTGTTGTGGCCACTATCTTTAGGAAATTCTTTCATGGGAACAACATCCTTCGTAATTATCATCAGACAATCTCTAACAAAAAAGTAAcactatattgattttttttttcactccagACTCACGCCCCGCGCCTCTATATTGAATTATTGAAAAAGTATTTTCCACAATCTTTTAATCAAGACTAAAACAACAAAAGGCAAAGAACAGAATAGAATATCATTTtgtaaaaattcacattttttgagtttttggcaaTTTCCCAAGACACATGTTCTGCTTCCTTGTGCCTGCTGAAAAACAACTCGACTTAAAAGCTAATATGATATAAGAATAGCAGAACTCAACTTATTTTTAACTGGAAAAAAAGCTTCATTTACGAGTTGTTTTTTCCATCAAAAATTGGGCTTCAAAGATTTCAAATACACGAGACTCCTAGTAttttcacaaaagtaaacttctaAAATGCTCAGACAAAATAACCTATTAGATCTACTGTAAAAtcattatataaaaagaaaacaggccaggcacaatggcttacACCTAGAAGgcactggaaggctgaggcaagaagactatttgaggtcaggagttcaagaccagtctaagcaagagcaagaccctgtctctacgaaaagtagaaaaattagctgggtgttgtgatagtATGTACTTAAGAGTCCCAACTACTTGTATGGcctcaggcaggtggatcacttgagcccagaagtttgaggttgttgcaagcactgcaccctagcctggtAAACAGATGGAGatcttgtctcaataaaaagaaaaaagaaaacctttccgAGAAGAGGCCTATTTTTAAAAGGCCACTGATgcaggccaggcaccatggctcatgcttgtaatcctgacactctgggaggccgagacaggtggattgcctgagctcaggggttcgagaccagtgtgagcaagagcaagactgtctctaaaaaccagccaggcactgtggcgggcacctgtactcccagctactagggaggctgaggcaagagaatcactttgagcccaggagtttgaggttgctgtgagctatgatgctacagtactctacagagagcaacaaagggaggctctgtctcaaaaaatacgaTAAAATAAAAGGCCACCATTAATTACCATATACAACCTTTACTGACCTATCTATAAGGTGTGGTGAAAAAAATACCACATACCACACCAAGATTTGACATTTTGATGTGGCAATTGTCACAACAAAAACATTAGGAAGATTCCTCAGATCAGAAGTCTTTCTGCATACTCTACGTGACCTGATTGCGACATGAATTCAAAAGCCTCTCTAGTGACAGTGAAGACCATTAACTCATAAGTCTTTTACTGCTGCTTAGCACATTTACCATGAGCACTCCTTGTTACATCTCCTTCCAGGATTATTTAGACACAGTTATTTAGCTACAGTTCATTTGTGTTACTGCCTAGAATATGTTAAAGCAAATCTAAGCAAACTGTGAAGAATTTGGACAcagaattctttattttcaaaaacccCCCATTAAAGCAACAGTTGAGAGCagataacattttaagaaagtctTCCTTTATATTTACTACGTATTACCAGGAAAGGCTGTGTCAAATGTGTTATGTAAACTACTTTGTGACTGCAGACTTCACTCTTTCCAATATGCTAATTACAACCTACTGTCGTGGTGTTAATGGTAATATCAACCTCTAAGTcataaaagtcaaataaaaacttttcttaaataaaaagttcaactgggaattaaagtaaaaaagataaaagtatatTTCTAGCCTACTACATTTCCCGCATCTACATATTATCTAAGCACTTATTAATCTTTCTCCACTATCTAGAACCATAAAAGTGGACTGTGATCACTCAAGAcgtttccattttataaattaacTCAAATGGTATAAAACTTACTAAGAAACAGAAACACTGGCAATCATACATGTTCTAGGTGAGAGGTATGAAATAGCAGAGCTGGCAAGACCATATTGTCAGAGTGAAAAGGAATAAAGTTGAGTTTTAAAGTCTTCCTTTTTATGgagcttttgtttttaagagttgAACACAATCATTGTTAAATCTAAATTCTTACCTAGAACATTAATTTTCGCTCTCATAAAAACAGTACGAATACACATTTATGGATACGGAAAGTGTGGGGAGCAATGACCAAAGCAGAAGCCATGGTTACCATATTTACACATACTCTTTGCTGTGTTTCAGTGCCACATGATCGGATTCAAAGTAATAAACATCGGGATCATCGTCTTCCTCTTCCGTAACGTGCTGACTGGCACTCTCTTTGGCAGGTGGCAAATGTCCAATATTGGGTCTTGCCTCTGAAGGTGGCATACTCAGTCCTCCACTTCTGCAATTTTGAGAGTCACAAAATATCTCTTTCTCATTTTGAGAAATTTCATCAGCATTTGTAGGAGATTCACTTACATTATCACCAACAGTTGCACTTGTTTCATTCAGACTAAGGTTACTCTCCTCAAATTGTCCATTTTCTCTGCAGGGAGAACTGTTTTTGGTAGGACTACCTCTGGTAGGGGCAGCCCTTCGTGGTGAGGTTCTCAGGGTGTAACGATGTTCTTGAGGTTCTGATAAAGACATCATTTGAGCTGAAACACAGTCTAAAACTGAAGACGGTTCTGGTTCTCCAGAGACTGGCATACTCTCAAGACTTATGTCTAGGTCGTTATTGGTGCTTTCATTACACTGCTCTTTTGAGGCACTGCTATCTCCCACCACATCTACTTCTTCCTCAGAATCCCTTACAAATGACTGAATTCCAGAAAAGGGGCCTGGAGCTGGCTCAGCAGTCAGCTGATTAACATGTTCCACAGGCAGGCAGGCAGTTACTGTTTTGTGGTCCTCCAACTTGACCTGCACGTCTGAGTCTGTGCAAGGCACGTTATGGTCTATATAACTGTCCTCCTTCCTACTATCAGGGAACACTGAAGTCTGGGTATCCAAATCCCCATTTTCAGCTACTGATTTCTCCTGCAGCACATAGGAACCAGTGCTGTTGTGTTTAGTGTTCCCATCAAGCTGGCAGTCATCACAGTTTATAACAGCTGCATCACTGTCATCGACACCATTGACAGCCAGATAGCCTGTGATATCTTCAACTATTGCAGAATTAAGTGGCCCTTCCTCACTGACATTCAcctttttaatttcccttttctcaCAATCATCCAGTATAAGACATCGACAAGCTCGTTTAGTCCCTTGCAAATCCGCATCATTGTCCACTACCGTAGTCCTCTGTTCTCCCGATTCCTTGCCTGGTTTTATAGGTGAATCTTCTTCTGAACTGTTTGGTGCTTCAGCTCTAAGACAACGCTTAATTCTTTTTAAGACTGGTGAAACAGGTTCCGCTGGCCTTCTCTCACAATTTTCTATAGCCTGCCTCTCTGTGTTATCCTTTTCAGAAGAAGAAAGTCCTCTTTTCCTAGGGCTTACCCATGATTCTCGGGTACTCTGCtgttttaaatcagtggttcttccattattatttcctttctgaatttGCACAGGCTCTGGTCTCTTCTTTGGTGATCTTGATCTCACTTGAGAATGAGAAGAGATTTCTTCAGGGTGAGCAATGCTACGATTCCTTAAAGTTCTACCACAAAAAGATTCATCCAAGCCGTTTAAACCCACTGTTGATCTTGTAACACGAGTAGATCGGGAAGCAGCCATACTATGGCAAGTCCCTACAATACGGTCATCATGATCCACTCATTGGGAAACCTTCAAAAACGTAaacaaaataatgagaaaaaggtAATAGTTAATATACctaaaacaaaagcatacagctATAACTTTTTAATCCAAGTACAGccaatattaataaattatgtaGTAAAAATTCTTTTGTTCACATTTCCAATAACGCTATTAATGATAGCTAACAATTTCATGGCACTTAACATGTTCCATGAATCTTCTATATGTTTTCTATATACATTAACTCACTTACATCTCACAATTCAGACAGATGCTACTATCACCCATCCCTACTTTACAAATGAAGGGATGGAGGCGAAGACAGTTTGACGAGTCCGTCCAATGTCACAGTGCTGGTAAGGCAGGATGAGGCTCTGGAGAACCAGGCTCTTCACCTGGCTCACTGACTGTCTGCCCCTCAGATAGGCACAAAAGATCCAGAAAGGTCCATCTTAAACATAGGATTcatcttaattaaaataataatcttaaatttatatagcatttatctTATAAAAACTATTCTAATCATTTCTCACATTCTTCCAATAGAGAAGATAGGCAAGCTCTCGTCTTTTTAATTCACTCTAACTAAAATGAGTTTCAGGGTCAAATCTGGCATGATAATAAACAATCTGgcattcaaaaatttctgggtgtaccagaaggaaaaaaatccttttatcataaggacacttgtactagactgtttattgcagctcaatttacaattgccaagatgtggaaacaacctaaatgcccaccaacccaggaatggattaacaagctgtagtatgtgtacaccatggaatactattcagccattaaaaaatggagacattacagcctttgtattaacctggatggaagtgaaacacattattcttagtaaagcatcacaagaatggagaagcatgaatcctatgtactcaattttgatatgaggacaattaatgacaattaaggtcacggtgggggtggaggaaggggagagcag includes these proteins:
- the ZZZ3 gene encoding ZZ-type zinc finger-containing protein 3 isoform X1, which encodes MAASRSTRVTRSTVGLNGLDESFCGRTLRNRSIAHPEEISSHSQVRSRSPKKRPEPVQIQKGNNNGRTTDLKQQSTRESWVSPRKRGLSSSEKDNTERQAIENCERRPAEPVSPVLKRIKRCLRAEAPNSSEEDSPIKPGKESGEQRTTVVDNDADLQGTKRACRCLILDDCEKREIKKVNVSEEGPLNSAIVEDITGYLAVNGVDDSDAAVINCDDCQLDGNTKHNSTGSYVLQEKSVAENGDLDTQTSVFPDSRKEDSYIDHNVPCTDSDVQVKLEDHKTVTACLPVEHVNQLTAEPAPGPFSGIQSFVRDSEEEVDVVGDSSASKEQCNESTNNDLDISLESMPVSGEPEPSSVLDCVSAQMMSLSEPQEHRYTLRTSPRRAAPTRGSPTKNSSPCRENGQFEESNLSLNETSATVGDNVSESPTNADEISQNEKEIFCDSQNCRSGGLSMPPSEARPNIGHLPPAKESASQHVTEEEDDDPDVYYFESDHVALKHSKEHEQRIQEDLGTESYQRLLQTIAVLEAQRSQAVQDLESLGRHQREALKNPIGFVEKLQKKADIGLPYPQRVVQLPEIVWDQYTHSLGNFEREFKNRKRHTRRVKLVFDKVGLPARPKSPSDPKKDGESLSYSVLPLSDGPEGSNSRPQMIRGRLCDDSKPETFNQLWTVEEQKKLEQLLLKYPPEEVESRRWQKIADELGNRTAKQVASRVQKYFIKLTKAGIPVPGRTPNLYIYSKKSSTSRRQHPLNKHLFKPSTFMTSHEPPVYMDEDDDRSCFHSHMNTAVEEASDEESIPIMYRNLPEYKELLQFKKLKKQKLQQMQAESGFVQHVGFKCDNCGIEPIQGVRWHCQDCPPEMSLDFCDSCSDCLHETDIHKEDHQLEPIYRSETFLDRDYCVSQSTSYNYLDPNYFPANR
- the ZZZ3 gene encoding ZZ-type zinc finger-containing protein 3 isoform X2, translating into MAASRSTRVTRSTVGLNGLDESFCGRTLRNRSIAHPEEISSHSQVRSRSPKKRPEPVQIQKGNNNGRTTDLKQQSTRESWVSPRKRGLSSSEKDNTERQAIENCERRPAEPVSPVLKRIKRCLRAEAPNSSEEDSPIKPGKESGEQRTTVVDNDADLQGTKRACRCLILDDCEKREIKKVNVSEEGPLNSAIVEDITGYLAVNGVDDSDAAVINCDDCQLDGNTKHNSTGSYVLQEKSVAENGDLDTQTSVFPDSRKEDSYIDHNVPCTDSDVQVKLEDHKTVTACLPVEHVNQLTAEPAPGPFSGIQSFVRDSEEEVDVVGDSSASKEQCNESTNNDLDISLESMPVSGEPEPSSVLDCVSAQMMSLSEPQEHRYTLRTSPRRAAPTRGSPTKNSSPCRENGQFEESNLSLNETSATVGDNVSESPTNADEISQNEKEIFCDSQNCRSGGLSMPPSEARPNIGHLPPAKESASQHVTEEEDDDPDVYYFESDHVALKHSKEHEQRIQEDLGTESYQRLLQTIAVLEAQRSQAVQDLESLGRHQREALKNPIGFVEKLQKKADIGLPYPQRVVQLPEIVWDQYTHSLGNFEREFKNRKRHTRRVKLVFDKGLPARPKSPSDPKKDGESLSYSVLPLSDGPEGSNSRPQMIRGRLCDDSKPETFNQLWTVEEQKKLEQLLLKYPPEEVESRRWQKIADELGNRTAKQVASRVQKYFIKLTKAGIPVPGRTPNLYIYSKKSSTSRRQHPLNKHLFKPSTFMTSHEPPVYMDEDDDRSCFHSHMNTAVEEASDEESIPIMYRNLPEYKELLQFKKLKKQKLQQMQAESGFVQHVGFKCDNCGIEPIQGVRWHCQDCPPEMSLDFCDSCSDCLHETDIHKEDHQLEPIYRSETFLDRDYCVSQSTSYNYLDPNYFPANR